A stretch of the Amycolatopsis sp. BJA-103 genome encodes the following:
- a CDS encoding TetR/AcrR family transcriptional regulator yields the protein MTRATTRKAGTAEASGEDQAAVPRRLLSHATKLFAKKGFDRTSVQEIVEAAGVTKGAMYHYFGSKDDLLYEIYARVLRAQTEQLEKVASSEAPLRERLRSAASDVVVSTIDNLDDNTIFMQSMHQLSVEKQKAVRAERRKYHERFRTLIEEGQESGEYRADKPADVIVDFFFGSVHHLGSWYRRGGALSARQIGDHFADLLLAALRPE from the coding sequence ATGACACGAGCGACCACCCGCAAGGCGGGGACGGCGGAGGCGAGCGGCGAAGACCAGGCCGCCGTGCCGCGCCGTCTGCTGTCGCACGCCACGAAGCTCTTCGCCAAGAAGGGTTTCGACCGCACCTCCGTGCAGGAGATCGTCGAGGCGGCCGGGGTCACCAAGGGGGCGATGTACCACTACTTCGGCTCCAAGGACGACCTCCTTTACGAGATCTACGCCCGGGTGCTGCGCGCGCAGACCGAGCAACTGGAAAAGGTGGCCTCGAGTGAGGCGCCGCTGCGGGAGCGGTTGCGCTCCGCTGCTTCCGACGTGGTCGTCAGCACGATCGACAACCTCGACGACAACACGATCTTCATGCAGTCCATGCACCAGCTCAGCGTGGAGAAGCAGAAGGCCGTCCGCGCGGAACGGCGCAAGTACCACGAGCGCTTCCGCACGCTGATCGAAGAAGGCCAGGAGTCCGGCGAGTACCGCGCGGACAAACCGGCCGACGTGATCGTCGACTTCTTCTTCGGCTCGGTGCACCACCTCGGTTCCTGGTACCGGCGCGGTGGCGCGCTCTCGGCCCGCCAGATCGGCGACCACTTCGCCGATCTCCTGCTGGCCGCGCTGCGACCCGAATAG
- a CDS encoding DUF7715 family protein, translating into MKLLVATSKTQGARENDFNHCIEGELIWIAPCCDDGEDSPDSECGCSRSFAGLNSHHGTTTALVAELPDFTYSDYAEALRSSLAAQGWPADADEVATGLLAFTAGWDVGAVLERRSEWFAERLVPAPPG; encoded by the coding sequence ATGAAACTGCTCGTGGCCACCTCGAAGACCCAGGGTGCGCGAGAAAACGACTTCAACCACTGCATCGAGGGCGAACTGATCTGGATCGCCCCGTGCTGCGACGACGGCGAAGACTCCCCCGATTCCGAATGCGGGTGCAGCCGGTCCTTCGCCGGGCTGAACTCGCACCACGGGACGACGACGGCACTCGTCGCGGAGCTACCCGACTTCACCTACTCCGACTACGCCGAAGCGTTGCGGTCGAGCCTGGCCGCCCAGGGCTGGCCCGCCGACGCCGACGAAGTGGCGACAGGACTGCTCGCCTTCACCGCCGGATGGGACGTGGGAGCGGTGCTCGAACGCCGCAGCGAATGGTTCGCGGAACGGCTCGTGCCCGCACCACCAGGCTGA
- a CDS encoding acyl-CoA dehydrogenase family protein, producing MSDLLYSEVEEDLRASVRDLFKDRAEPAALIARTETAEPYDLTLWRTLAADLGAAGLAVPEALGGHGASAREVAVVMEELGRSVAPVPYLGSAVLATSALLATDTAQAEVVEKLGKLAAGALVGALAVPLSTAPGAEFPSTVTAAADGTLSGQVRSVVDASVAELIVVPAVGPDGPGLFTVDAASAGVTVTEAISLDLTRRIADVTLENVAAKQVASSSTAESALNTALLTAAGLLASEQLGIAEWALTETVRYLKERYQFGRQVGSFQSLKHRLANLYTDLVNARATARYAADCLASGDDIAIAVAVAQARNSPIAVHAAEEAIQLHGGIGMTWEHPAHLYLKRAKSDEIALGSPGRHRAALAPLIDLPA from the coding sequence ATGAGCGACCTGTTGTATTCCGAGGTCGAAGAGGACCTTCGTGCCAGCGTCCGCGACCTGTTCAAGGATCGCGCCGAACCGGCGGCCCTGATCGCCAGGACCGAGACGGCGGAACCGTACGACCTGACGTTGTGGCGCACGCTCGCCGCCGACCTCGGCGCGGCGGGCCTCGCCGTGCCGGAGGCGCTGGGCGGGCACGGCGCTTCGGCGCGTGAAGTCGCCGTCGTGATGGAGGAACTCGGGCGCAGCGTCGCCCCCGTCCCCTATCTCGGCAGTGCCGTGCTGGCGACGTCGGCCCTGCTGGCCACCGACACTGCGCAGGCGGAAGTGGTGGAAAAGCTCGGGAAACTGGCCGCGGGCGCGCTCGTCGGCGCGCTGGCCGTACCCCTGTCGACCGCGCCCGGTGCCGAGTTCCCCTCGACGGTCACCGCCGCCGCGGACGGCACGCTCAGCGGCCAGGTCCGCAGCGTCGTCGACGCCTCGGTGGCCGAACTGATCGTCGTCCCGGCGGTCGGGCCCGATGGTCCCGGCCTCTTCACGGTCGACGCGGCTTCGGCGGGAGTGACGGTCACCGAGGCGATTTCGCTGGACCTGACGCGGCGCATCGCCGACGTCACCTTGGAGAACGTGGCCGCGAAGCAGGTCGCAAGCTCCTCGACGGCGGAGTCCGCGCTGAACACGGCACTCCTGACCGCGGCGGGACTGCTCGCTTCGGAACAACTCGGGATCGCCGAATGGGCGCTGACCGAAACGGTGCGGTACCTCAAGGAGCGCTACCAGTTCGGGCGTCAGGTCGGGTCCTTCCAGTCGCTGAAGCACCGGCTGGCGAACCTGTACACGGATCTGGTGAACGCCAGGGCGACCGCGCGCTACGCCGCCGACTGCCTGGCTTCCGGCGACGACATCGCGATCGCCGTCGCGGTGGCGCAGGCGCGCAACTCCCCCATCGCCGTCCACGCCGCCGAAGAGGCGATCCAGCTACACGGCGGGATCGGCATGACCTGGGAGCACCCCGCGCACCTGTACCTGAAGCGCGCGAAGAGCGACGAGATCGCCTTGGGCAGTCCTGGGCGGCATCGCGCGGCCCTCGCACCGCTGATCGACCTGCCCGCCTGA